ACGGCGCGCTGGGGAGCCGGGTCGAGGCGACAgtcgcgcagctcgacgGAGGACGACTATCTTCTTGCTCTTTTGACCCTAAGCTCTTGCTGTTTTCCGGAGGCTTTCCTTCCACAGGCGATGACATCAGcggggcgcctgctgccttgCCTCTTTGTTCTCTTCGAGGCCTCAGTTCGTTCCGCTTGGCTGCGAAACGAGAGCAGTCGAGACCTGCTCGCGCCGGCAGAAGGGAGAAAGCGAAAGCTGGCTGTCCCTTCTGCTGCCCGATTTCTCTCGAGAACTGCCGCGTCTTCtcaaaaacagagaaaaatAAAAGAAAATGAGACACGCAGCCAAGCTGTCTGCACAAGCCTCAGACCAACAGCCTCATTACTTTTTCGCATGTATGTGCTTCGTTTTTTCGCGTGTGCCATGCATGCGAGTGTGTGACTGAGAACAAAGTTGACACGCCGTGAGACTGATTCGTAGCCGTGAAGAAAAGACGCCAAACGCTCGGAAAAAACATCTTCTCTTTGGCGTGTCGGTCTTTCCTACGAGTCTGCAAGACTGAAAAATCTTTCCGGCAGCGGGGAAAGGAAACAACGAGAATCCGAAGACGCACGGACGAGCCATAGAACAACACTGAGGCAAACAGACAGGAAACTGCAGCGTTTCGCGGTTTCCAGAGATTCAGAGGCCAGAATGATGTGTGAGGCTGTCGGGTGGAAGGAAAAAACAGATGAACACCCAATAGCGCCCTCTCTCCAGAACGTTCTGAGGTCTACAGCAGGGAGGCGCTGTCGAACCTCCgtccggcgcctctgcatctAGTTTTTATACTCGTTTTCTTCATCTTTGAAGCCCGAGACAAGGCGaaagaaggccgcgagcggaggaCCAAGCGCGCCGCTGGTGTACTTACACCGGAGCGACGGGGCTTGACCTCCGTGCGCCGTCTGGGCGAATCGGtatctttcttcttcgctcgtcTGCTGTTCTGCGGCACCGCGaccgcctcttcgtcttccttctccggtgtctcgcgtctcctctcttgctCCTTCCTTTGTTGTTTGCTTCATCATGGCGCTCTCCGCCTACTTTCTGCGTGCGCTGACGGTCACCTATACCGCGCGCAATCGCTCGTCCATGACGGCGACCATCGAGAACCTTCGAAACACGATCCTCTGGATGCCGccggcctcttcttcctcccccccatcctccgcttcctcctcccctccctcttctacctcttcgctctctccttctgttctctcttcttccccgtctTCTCCTAGCTCGGCGTCGAGCTGCTCTGCGCCATGGCCAGTCCCGCGGCGCATCGGCCGGCGGCAGTGGCGAGTGACGTACTTGAAGTCCCCGTTCAAGTACAAGTATGCGCTGCGGCACTATGTCTTCGAAGACCACCGCTACGCCTTCTCTTTCTACGACGTGGAGAACGTGCAAGAAGTGCTCAGTGCAGCCTTAGGCGCGATGGCGAAGGAGACCTGCTGCTCCTGCCGCTTCTCCTGGCATTTTGCTGGAAGGGTGAGCTACGCAGAGAAGCATGCACACCGCAGCTGCTCTCTGGAGACACCCACGCGAAAGTGAAGCCTTGTGCACATGCCTGTAGAAATACAGATCCGATCTGCCTGCCTGAGCGTGCGACAGAGGCGGATGTCTCGCTCGTGATGGTCGCGAATCGGGGGCGCGGGgccggggggaggggcgggtGTCTGTTTTTGGAGACCAGGGTCCGACAGACGAACCCAGTACACCGAAAGGATTCCTTATCTCCGTATTTCTTTTCCAAGAAGAGCTACAGAGAAGAACATGTGGCTGCGCAGCAAAATGCAACCTCGACAGCGCGAGAAGTCGCCGGTCAGGCAGTGCTGCCTTCAGCCTGCTGCCCTCAAttcacatacacatatatagatatataatCATATAATATAAAGaggtatatgtatatgtgtgtgaCGAGTGTAAATGTGGGTGTAACAAGGATAGATAAAAACGCCGTAGACAACGACGGGCGCGTCTTGAGCGAATGGTGTCGCTGTGTAGGACGTCGGTCTGCGTCATTGCCGAATCGTGTGTGCCTCTCAGAACAGACATCACGGCAGCTCCTTGGAGGCATCTCCTTTCGCCGTGAACATGTGTTAGTCTTTGCGGTTTAGGGGTATTTTTGCACTAGGtttctgcttttttctgcggcCTCAGCCTCAGGCCGCGcttcccgcggcgccgcgcctcgtcgcgtctTCGCTATCCTCGTCatccgccgcgtcctctgcgtctgcggtgCCTGCGGAAGACTCCCTGGCGGgtggcgccgaagaggcgcgcaagGCGAGTCGGAAAGTCTTTCCTGTGCTTCAGGGGCACTGCCCAGCCGACAAAGAGTTcatccgccgcgccctggaGGAGGAGCAAGCTGTCGAGCGGATTCGGAAGAAGCTTGACAAAAAAACTCTCCAGTGGTTCCCAGGAAAGACACCTTGGGCTCCCAAGTGATGCATCCGCAGACACCTCATACACtcgtatatgtatgtatattgGATGCCTGAATATGGAGTTATCTGCATATGTCTGCATCCACCTAACCACCCGCGTGGGCGTGCCTCTTCTCAAACTGCTCTGTGTGCCTCTGGCTGCCCTCTGGGGCAGACACCTCATACGCGACTGCTTTCGCGTGCGCTAGGGCACGATATCGTATTTAGAGACGCATTTGTATGCGTGTAAGTATCTGACTTGGCGTTTTTGGAAGGGAACGCGCTGGCTTTTCGCCGATCGTCTGTGGATTCGGTGAAGGAGGCGTTCTTCCAGTTGCGAAAATCGTTTCACATGCCGCTGTAGAATCCAGAGTCTCACGTGCGGGCATCTTGTTTAGGGAGAACAACGCGGCagctacatatatatatatatatatatatatatatatatatatatctatatctatatctatatctatatctatatatatatatatgtatgtctgCGCATCCGCGAGGATATACGGGCATAGGTACGTTTCcgtgaggcgcgcagcgctcaCACGAGAGATTGTGTGATGAAATCCATGTTCACGGTCGCGGCGATTCCGTCGGGGGGGATGGCGCGCCTTTAAAACTTCGTTTCGACACTTTGCACTTCTTTTCCACGATATATCGCTTCTGGCCAGGGTGCGGTGTAGGAACACCTGGACGCTTCGAAAGCTGAGCTCTTTTCCGAGTTCCTCTTGTTTACTTCTCGCCTGTCTACACGAAACAGAACTGGAAAAAAGACTCTAGACTCTTGGCCTGCATAGGGCAGAAAAAAAATTGCGTCTTGGAAAAATTTCTTTGGGGGAAGACGGCGCCCTAAGTAGATGCTGGGCTCTGAAGTCACGAAACAGGAGAAGGTTTCGACTCTGCTGTCTGCATCCATCCATACAGataaacatatatgtatatatataataacATATAATAAtaaatgtatgtatgtatatatatatctgtatagGTGGACAGATAGCATAGAACGATTGGTAGGATGTATTTCTGTATAGTGTCGAGCAGATACGTAAGTTGCGTTAGTTCAGAAGGCACAGCAGCTTCGGCTTTGGGAGATTCTCTGCCGAATTCCTGTCTCCTTGACGCTTTGAAAGGCGCATTTCAGTTGTCATCTATCTTTGCACGTGGAAACTACGCAGACCGCCCAGCTCATCGTCATTTTGAACTGGAGCAGAAAGCCTTGATCTGACAACCAGATCCTTGTGTTTCTGTCAATATTGTATTCgaatatacatatctatatcaatgtatatatgtgtacacATACCTGTatcatttatatatatatatatatatatacgtgtagATATATCGTAGAAGACTGAGTGTTTTTGCTGTTTCGGCAGAGAGGTGCATCACCGAGGCTACCCCACGTACAccgtatgtatatatagagacTAGCTAAatgtacatatatctatCGATAAattacatatatgtatatacatctatatagagagatatggatatatataagtataaATTGATGTATGTGGTGGACAACGGCTGTAAGGCCGAATACTGGTGATCTCCCTCTTGACAGTATTCGGCGTTGTCGGCTTTGCAGCTTTCGGCTGTCTTCGATTGCGGcagccgagggcgagcgaaagcagaaaaacggAATTACACTGTTAGACTCAGGTTTTCGCCGCAGAGCAACACTCGGCAGCGACAAATTCAACAAACGAGGGAGTTCGTGTAGCCAAAGTCAAAGTcgggaggagaagagaaagaaaagagaagagggGCGTCTTTTCGCCTCCATCCTCTTCAGCGGTTGCTGCCTGCTCATTTTCGAAGCGACAAGCTGCATGACCACGCTTCAcactctctctccct
The Besnoitia besnoiti strain Bb-Ger1 chromosome VIII, whole genome shotgun sequence genome window above contains:
- a CDS encoding hypothetical protein (encoded by transcript BESB_084680); protein product: MALSAYFLRALTVTYTARNRSSMTATIENLRNTILWMPPASSSSPPSSASSSPPSSTSSLSPSVLSSSPSSPSSASSCSAPWPVPRRIGRRQWRVTYLKSPFKYKYALRHYVFEDHRYAFSFYDVENVQEVLSAALGAMAKETCCSCRFSWHFAGRPQAALPAAPRLVASSLSSSSAASSASAVPAEDSLAGGAEEARKASRKVFPVLQGHCPADKEFIRRALEEEQAVERIRKKLDKKTLQWFPGKTPWAPK